One region of Triticum aestivum cultivar Chinese Spring chromosome 6B, IWGSC CS RefSeq v2.1, whole genome shotgun sequence genomic DNA includes:
- the LOC123138087 gene encoding tRNA (guanine(9)-N1)-methyltransferase, whose amino-acid sequence MADGTESEQAAVVGDGNHPQLSKSAKKKLLKQERQAARKAERKAGEKERRRADIERRRREWEESLAAAPSQEAREAMLAARRETRLERVGKRVEERGARAERLRRAAEGGQKVVLDLEFADLMRPNEIHSLTQQIMYCYAVNGRSATPAHLWLTGCSGEMGTQVQRIPGFDKWIIEKEAKSYLEAFADCKENLVYLTADAETVLDELDMSKIYIIGGLVDRNRWKGITQKKAVDQGIQSAKLPIGSYLKMSSSQVLTVNQVFEIMQKFVETKDWKTAFFHVIPPRKRGEAGAANDDDAPEGAANGDLDKCLEEEVDDDDDDGDGDEEADVANKRHCVRSENGKS is encoded by the exons ATGGCTGACGGCACGGAGAGCGAGCAGGCCGCGGTCGTGGGAGACGGCAACCATCCTCAGCTGTCTAAGAGCGCGAAGAAGAAGCTGCTGAAGCAGGAGCGGCAGGCGGCGCGGAAggccgagcggaaggcgggggagAAGGAGCGCCGGCGCGCCGACATAGAGCGGCGGAGGCGCGAGTGGGAGGAGTCTCTGGCCGCGGCGCCGTCGCAGGAGGCGCGCGAAGCGATGCTGGCGGCGCGCAGGGAGACGCGGCTCGAGCGGGTGGGAAAGCGCGTGGAGGAGCGGGGAGCGCGCGCCGAGAGGCTCCGGCGCGCCGCCGAGGGTGGGCAGAAGGTGGTGCTCGACCTCGAGTTCGCCGACCTCATGCGGCCCAACGAGATTCACAGCCTCACGCAGCAG ATTATGTACTGCTATGCAGTGAACGGAAGATCAGCAACTCCGGCTCATCTATGGTTGACAGGTTGCAGCGGAGAAATGGGGACCCAGGTTCAAAGGATACCTGGCTTTGATAAGTGGATCATAGAAAAAGAGGCCAAGTCTTACCTTGAAGCATTTGCAGACTGTAAAGAAAATCTTGTGTATCTTACAGCGGATGCTGAGACTGTCCTTGATGAACTAGACATGTCAAAAATATATATCATTGGTGGTCTAGTGGATCGGAACAGATGGAAAGGCATAACACAGAAAAAGGCAGTTGATCAGGGCATTCAGTCTGCCAAACTCCCCATTGGAAGTTATTTAAAGATGTCAAGTTCTCAG GTTCTTACAGTCAACCAAGTGTTTGAGATAATGCAAAAGTTTGTGGAAACAAAGGACTGGAAGACAGCATTCTTTCATGTGATCCCACCGAGGAAACGAGGAGAAGCTGGAGCAGCAAATGATGATGATGCACCTGAAGGGGCTGCAAACGGAGATCTTGACAAGTGTTTAGAAgaggaggttgatgatgatgacgatgatggtgatgggGATGAAGAAGCCGATGTTGCTAACAAAAGACATTGTGTTAGAAGTGAAAATGGGAAATCTTAG
- the LOC123134450 gene encoding early nodulin-like protein 1: MASVVVLAAAACCCILLAASVSPASSEPAVYSVGDGRGWAVPAGNGTETYNHWAKKNRFQVGDVLDFKYAAKDSVLLVNHDDYKMCSTVTPLTRFADGDTKFKFDRTGFFFFVSGVPGHCEAGQRMIASVAGHSTLAAAPAKPPSVGVGGRAPSHSPSPSPSRAVSAPESPSYGSSSGGSTPTTGFGPSPSTEPSGASRRALSIVTGLVAGVVAMIALA, translated from the exons ATGGCCAGCGTCGTCGTcctcgctgctgctgcttgctgctgcattctcctagCGGCCTCGGTGTCGCCGGCGTCGTCGGAGCCCGCGGTGTACAGCGTCGGCGACGGGAGGGGGTGGGCGGTGCCGGCCGGCAACGGCACCGAGACGTACAACCACTGGGCCAAGAAGAACCGCTTCCAAGTAGGCGACGTCCTGG AtttcaagtacgcggccaaggactcGGTGCTGCTGGTGAACCACGACGACTACAAGATGTGCAGCACGGTGACCCCCCTGACCCGGTTCGCGGACGGCGACACCAAGTTCAAGTTCGACCggacgggcttcttcttcttcgtcagcGGCGTGCCGGGGCACTGCGAGGCGGGCCAGCGGATGATCGCCAGCGTCGCCGGGCACTCCACGCTGGCCGCCGCTCCGGCCAAACCGCCCTCCGTCGGCGTCGGCGGCCGCGCGCCCAGCCACAGCCCCAGCCCCAGTCCCAGCAGGGCGGTCTCTGCCCCGGAGTCCCCGTCGTACGGGTCCAGTTCTGGCGGATCCACCCCGACGACCGGTTTCGGACCCAGCCCGTCGACCGAGCCCAGTGGCGCGTCCAGGCGGGCGCTCTCCATTGTCACGGGGCTTGTCGCCGGTGTCGTCGCCATGATCGCGTTGGCGTGA